The Serinus canaria isolate serCan28SL12 chromosome 18, serCan2020, whole genome shotgun sequence region tgactccaccacttccagGGCAACCTGAACCAATGTCTAACCTttcccatgaagaaatttttcctaatatccagtctaaacctcctcCAGTGCAACTTGAGGCTGATTCCTCCTGTCCTATCACTTGCTGCTTGGGAGGAaagaccaacccccaccttcCTCCTTTAGGGTAGTTTTTCCAGCACTGTTCTAGGAAAGGAATTAATGAGATCACTGATCCATATCAAAGAGACACATATTTGCTAGAGATAGGGCAAGTGATAATATAGCTGAGACTAAGGATGTACGTGGCACTGGCTGTGTTTTCAGCAGCAATATAATCtaaaaaaagtctaaaaaaGTCTGAAATCTGTAGAAGTTTTAAGATGTTAATCAGTATTTATAGCTAGCCAGATtgttaagaaaatatttcagttgagCTTCAAATATTAAGCTATAAGAAAGTGAGATCTTGTACTAGAAGGTACAAATCTCATAAAGAATTTGAGTTCAACACTACTGCATAAACAAACCCAATGACTAATTTGATGAAGTAATCAGTAATACAAAGCTACATAATGACAGGCTTGGCAAGCAGATGTTTTTTACTCTGGGTGAAGTAAATGTCAGCTATGCATGGGCAATGCCTTCTGCAGGCCCCCAGGCCCTGTTGTACAATTGCTTACACAGAAGATGACTGAACAGCAATCCTCgtcttatttcttatttctttccaCTCACAAGGCAGCAAAACAAGCCCTGCAGGCCTTCCCTGGGTCCTACAGGATCCCTGCCCGATCCTTGGCTGTTGCAGCATTGCAAAATTTCCTCACAGAACACTGTGtgcacttccttcctccttggtttttaaattttggtggAGGTTTacttgtttgggtttgtttgcttttaaaatttcttttaagacAGTCTCCACCCTCCtctcagaaatgtttctgatgTGGAAACACTGTCAGCAAACCCCAAGAAGGGAACATCTTTTGGCAGCTGACAGGAAGCAGGTGTGAAagtgcagctgtgggagggaggatggggctctttgtgctttttgctgctgtgggtgccTTCTCTTGTCAGAAACCTCCACAAACAGCTCTCAGGAGCCCTGGTTGCTGGTGCTCACCTGCAACTCAATGCTTTTTCTAAGAAGCTGCTTCATTTTGTGTGTGGGTAAAGGAGCTGTGAATTTAGCCTTACCTTCTAAAATACAAAAGTTTAGGTGTCACCAGAATCTCTCATGTCCAGCAGCTTTCATGGTGTGCAGGCTCCCTCAGGATGCTCAGCCTGAGTGTCCAGGGAAGACAAGTGCTGGTCCAAAGCCCTCGTTTCTGTTTGGAAGTGAGAAGTTTGCTTCCATCTGGATTGTTTTTCAGGCAGAGTTGGCTATTGCCTTTGGACTAAGAGGATGTTGGTTTTTTCAGCAAGTGTACAAAGAGTTTTATATCAGCAGCAAGGTACTGTGTGAGCTTGGAGTTCCCTTTTTATTGGATTTGCAAATTTCCTGCCTGGAATTAATGTTGTTGTACATGTAAGGAGAACTGAATAAACTTAACAAAGAATGATGAGCAGAACAttgcagaacagaacagaagtCACCCAGCCAAAACAATAAGTTAAAACATCAGAAAGGGAAGTATGGATCACTTGGTGCTGTGACAATGCTCAAGTGAGCAGGTGAAAGGGAATAAACCAAACTGAGCTCTCATTCACAAGGTCAGTTCTTTAACTTGGGATCGTATTCTGTAGTAAGAACTTTGTTCTGTCACAGGCTTCCAAGGAAATTTGTGTGTTTCAGCAGTTAAGAATTATTATATATAGTTACTCCCAGTCCCAGTTTCTCATCCCGAGAGGTCCTGCAGTCTGGAGGAGCATCTGCTGCAGTGGATGTCTGCAGAAGTTTTGCCAGAAATCACAAGGACTGATAGTTATGTCTGGTGATGAATTAAATCGAGGCTTCTGTTTTGTCTGCAAAAAGGTTTTACTTTTATAGGTAGGTTACTCAATACTGGATTTTCACACTCCTACTCAAAAAGGCTGTGGGGGCAAGtctgctgtttattttaagTACATGGTGTTTGATTGTGAGAGAATtgtttttctggaggaaaaataagagaagaagaggaaaggatCTTTTTTCTATGCATATTTAAGGTAGCTTTAAATTTCTTCTGGTTATGAATGAGAATTTTGACATAGTGAATGCTTTTCAATTGACTGCAGATTGCAAAGAACATGTCAGCAGGTGAAAGGAACTTTTGGGCACCCAATTTAATAACCCTagctgctcccaaatcccccagagatgaaatatttctaaatggTATGTCTGTCCTCCAAATCATCTCCcagcaatggaaaaagaaagaaaaaaaaaagatgaaacactgaaaactggGGTGACTAATGCATTTCTCTTGGGATAAATTCAAATATCACTGCATGAAAAGTATTCCAGACAAATGTTTTCAGGAATTTCTGTAAGAGTGCAGGATAGAGTGCTCTTTTAGCTTAATGACTCAGCTTACTCACAGGtgtaattttaactttttttctggttcCTAACCTCTGACAAAAGTTAAACTTCCCCCCCACTCCCCCTCAATACTTaacatatttaatgaaaaaatgtttaaaaaacaacacaTGTTCCAGGACTAACTATATctatttttcagcctttttcaaGTCTCTCTTGGTGTACTCAGAGGAGTATCTGAGGAGTATCTGCCCCTCTGTGCAGTCATCCATCAGTTCTATgaggagcagcaaaggctgGCTGGGTGTGGGCACCTGCAGCAGATCAGGAGCAAatcacttctgcctcttgctttGCCCAGGCTGCTGAAAGATTTTCTGTCAACTTGGATCAGCTCAGTGAGTCACTACCAACTGAATTTTACTGATGAAACCAATGTGGAATAATGCTTGTGGAATCATCAAGCAATATTAAAATACTggtaagagaaagaaaaatatttccaggatgaattccctctgcagccagaagTTCAGTaacttccctctgcagccagaagTTACTGACCTctcctgtgtcactgctgatGCACTGGTGGATATTGCTGCAGAGCTTgaggctgttttccagctgcatcTGGAAATTAAGCAAATCCTGGTCCATTGCCAGTAAAGGGCActgtgtgacagtgacagttCCTCTGAACTGAGGAACTTGCTCATCCAGTAGTGGACAGCAGCTAAAAATGTCCTTGAGGAGCTGAATCAGTCACACCCTACTGGCACAGAGAAAGTTCCAGGTGTTCCCACAGACCATGATCACATTGTAATCACCAACTGATCTCATGTCTCTGAAAGAAGGAATTTCTCTTATTTGTCTGAAAGAATTTCTAAGTGTGCTGTGTGAAATACAAGTCAGGACGGATTTCCAGTGCTCTTTCCAGTGTTGCACTGTACCAGTAAGGAAGCATAAAACCAAATGGTAATAATTAGCTGCTGTTGTATTAAAAGTAGAAGTTCCAGGGTGAAAACCTCAGTGATACTCTGTCATTATCAACCTTCTGGTTCCTATAGTTGCTTTTCCAGGTTTAATTTATGTTGCCATTTGGAAGAGGTGTTGGATATCAGTCATCCAATGTTAAATTGTGAGAGGGGGCAGTGAGAGAAGCCCAGTGTGCTTCACTGTCTTGCTCATCTCCCAGCAGATGGTGCCATTGTGAAATGTAATTTATACCCAGACAAGCTGGGCAGTCCAGAGTTTCTGTAAATTGTATTTTGCGGAACTTCCAGACTTCTCAAAAAAAGGCAATGTTAATTTCTTTAATGTTCTTGTAAGTATTCAAATCcatggagaaaaattaattttttattcttctctagGGAGATATAAAgagatgcttttaaaacaaaaataattgaTGCAAATGTCCCACTTTCAAGAGAAGACAATATGCCCTGAAAATGTATGTAGAAAGAATTTGTTTCATTCCCAGCTCACTAGGGATTTGTCTGGACTTGTGAAAACAGCAGTGTTGTTATAGTTCTGTTATTTGTGAGTATACTGAAACAGAATTGATAAGCAAGCAAAACAGGTCACAGCTGTAAGAAATCAAAGCAGTTAAACAATTCTATGTATCAGGAACTGAGGGATTAAAAATCAGAGCTGTCCTTGATTTAGTTACTGGAGAACTTGTGTTGACTTTAGTGTAGATAGACATCAAttgctgaatttaaaaattttatagactaaaatgtagaaaaatcCTAAACATTTGTAGATACACCTCTATAGCAGTGAACTGTATTTAAAATCAGTGAACCTACACATGAAATTACGGGGAGCCTCCATGAACAGTGACAAGATATCTGAGCCCAAAAATGTTTAATCATAAATCAGCCGGTTAGAACTGGAAGGTGACACACACAAAGCCTTCatcttttctgaagaaagtgAAAGTGCCATCAGGAATGGACATTTGAGACCAGGGGACTGAGTCTGGGGGCCCCAGAAGTTTGGCTGAATTGGTGTGTGAGATGTGAGATGTCTGTGCTGGAGGttggtgctgtggctgctctctgctgtgagCACATGGTCAcaaacagctgcagtgtgctgggAACTCTGAGCTGCCTTTCCTGTCGTAAGGGACTGCCTAAAAACACTCTatttgcagagggaaaaaattgaaaatcttATTCAGCATTTTCCCCTTAGTTAGGGAAATAGGCTTTGCCTCTCATTTCAGCAAAGCTCTGTTCAGTTGCCAGAGCTGGTGGCTCTTAGGAAATGTCACATGTGAGCAAGAAGCAGAGGATCCAGCCAGTAGAAACAGGGTTTGTAAATTCCCAGATGAGGTTTACTGTGTAAGGGTCCAGTTCATTGGCAGTAGATTAAATGTGATGATTCCCGTGGGTTTCAAAGGGCATTCAGTCAGATTATAATGGCTATTCTGGCTGCCTCAGAAGGTGTGTTGCATTTCTGAGGTCagtcctgcttttcccacagaTATAATAGGGATTGAACAGAATTTTTATATGATGTGAATTAGACTAAATTTGATCTtatgaaattcagaaatatgtATCTTGAGAGATGGCAGTAAAAGAGGCATTTGTGGTACTGGCACAGGTACTTTAAGTTTACATTATGTAGGTCGATGTGGTTTCCAGTTTAAGCATGGAAGATGGTATCAAAATGTTCTTGTctgtttgaaatgtttttctctcaaGTTTCATGTTATTTTGGCCTAAATTCCTACAGCAGAATTTTGGTCAATAGCAGcttgattttcttctcagaGATATGTTGAGGCTTATTAGGAATATGACAGTTAATTCAGCCTCTAGAATCTTGTGAAATGGACTTCACTTGGGAGTGACATCTGGCAACAGCCTCCGGCTTTGACACCATTAAACCTTAATCCTGAGCTATTTCATCCTAAGGCTGGCCTTTCCACTTGAACCTGGCTCTGAcctgagccctgctggcctTCTCTGAAGGATATTGGCCCACCCTCACCCTCCTTCCCCCCCTGGGGCTCAGAGGAACCTTTGTCCCCCCGTGGGAAAGactgttgtggttttgttgggctttttaTGTCCTGCTGAATTCTTCTACGaggaaagggggaaggggaaaatctccttccttcctatttttttgTTACCAATAGCAAAAGTTGATTTACCTTTGTTCTCCACCTGCCACATGTCCTCCTACTCTTTTCCTATACCTGTCTCTGGGGACCATGGCTGGCAGCTGGCCAAGCCACCAGGCTTTTGTTGGTGGTTGTTTCAAACAGCCTGGACTGAGCAGGACAAACACTAGTGCTAGTTACCAGCTTAGTCTTAATTGCTGTGACTATTGTGCCATTCTGTCAAACAGCCAGAGAGGCCTTGCAGCCCATACATTGTTAAATAAATgagtgttttccttctgtttccttttgtaaaaTTCCACGCTGATGTGGGTAATACCATCATTGACATAGACTTAAAGCTTTAAAATAGTGGTTTTGGGGGAAAACTACAGCTTTCATTCACcccaggaggaaagaaagggatTTCATACGAACAGTGAAGCTTATGAGAACTGTGTGTCTCATTTATGGCCTgtgttttgtaattttgtatTGTTTTATGCAGTGTTTTAACAAGCCTGAAAAATGTTGCTGGAATTAAAGGAAAGCATTGGCTCTGTCCACAGGGGAAAGAACAAAGAGATTAAGAGCTGAGCACTCAGTTTTCAAGAATAACTAAATCACAGTTTGGGGAGTTCTGGGTCTCACAATTTAAGAAACTTTCTGAAGGGCTTGGTTTCAACTCACTTAGTCCAGCCTGTGGGCTTCAGTCAGTATCAGGGCTGGAGGGAATGGCTTAAGTCTGACTTAAAAGTAGGCTGATATACTGAGAGGAACATCCTGGAAATGGAGAAGCATTCTGTGTTTCAGattgtgccagtgctgctgctgcagatttcTGCTGAGAATTGGAACTGCATCTGATTCTTTCCTGAGGGGTTTAAGGTTTGTGATTGTGTGTCCTCTGTGCTGTCCTAACCACATAAAATCTGGTGCACATCCATGTTTTTGATACATGATGGTAGTAGGAGAGATCCACCTGTCAATATTCTAGTCTCACACAACAGTACCTCTGCTTTTTGAGATAATTGGAATTTATTGTGTAAACTACAGTAAAGGTGTTCTTTGCcacagaaaaaatggaagacCTAGAAATGGAGGTAAAGGAGGGAAATGAATAGTTATGTACATCTGTTCTCTGAAAGAGTCTTCTATTAGGATAAAGGGAAGTATTTGCTCAAATATCTGCTGAGGTCAACTAGCAAAGGTAATTTCTGTTCTTAAATGGTTAATCATGACTTAAAAATACCCATATTGACAGGAACTGCAGGATAATGTCATTGGAacttcttgtttttttaatacaccttaagaaattaaacaaagcaaatgCATTTGGTAGCGCCCTCAGGAAAAGTCCAGTCACTTCCTGACCAGTAatctgcctgggagcagcagataCATTCTCATTGTTTGCCATTTCCAGTTTCCAGTAATGGGAACGATTACTTGATCCAGCCAGTTTCTGCTGAAGATCTGGGAAAGTGTACAAATTTTAATGGcaaatttttatctgtttccATAAAacaacaaggggaaaaaagcaaaacgTGGTTTTGGTACCTGGAGGCATCACCTCTGGTAATGAATATTGGTTTATTTTGGAATTAAAGTGTCTGCTCTTCAGGAACGAGATGTATCTTAATCTTCTGGTGATTTTCTTGCAGTGTAAGTTTGATAACTGAATCTCTGGGTGGGTATATGTGTTGCTGCTTTGTCTGGGGTTGGCTGAGGCTTTTTACAGTTTTGCATCACTGTGTCTCAATCTGTAAGctttgaaaataacatttcttctcttttttttttcccccaggttCAGAACTTTACGCTCAGGGGAAAGGTAGGGAATGGTagatttttgttggttttttaatgtagaaattTAATGTAACTAATTCCTTGGTTGATATGCATCTATAACAGAGTTTATTTGGATTTGCTGTACAATAGCTCAGTATGAAATTTGGCTATATGAAAAAAATGGGCTTACTTGGTGGTATAGTGTTTAAATCAGAGGTGTGCTACTTATACCTTAATAAAGGTGAAATCTTTCCTAAAGTAATTTGCTTTACCGAGCCACAAAACAGGTGGCAGAGAAAATTAGCATTTTGTTTTGATATGTAGGAATCCCTCTCATGCCCGCAAGGAAGAATGAAGGATAAAATTATAGAATATAAGTTAAGGGCACTGTCTCCTGCTCTTGCAAAAGAATTGATCATGTCTGAGCAGAGTCCAGAAATTGTGTTCTGAAAGGAACATGTTTGCTTTTTATGTTACTgtcctgctggctcccagcacgTACAGTCTGcatgcttccttttttccatcaCCTGGGAGAAATGTTTGCTCCTTGCTGTCATTTGGTTTATTCACATGCAAAGAAATTCACAGCTTTTCACTGATTTTCTGGCCCAGACTCTCTAGCAAGGACCCATTATAAATAGCTGGGAGGTGTGCAGGACAAGGGACTTCTTTAGATGCAGGAAAGTTTTTCTATTTGAATAGCAATTTCTAATACAAATTCTGACCCAAATGGGCATAGCCCAGAAGTGTAAGTtctaaaggaagagaaagtgaATGAACTAATACATCTTTCTCTGTACTTGTTCCTTGAGATGTGAGAATATAAATATCAATTATACCAGGAGCCTAACAGTTGTAACATTTAAGctacaaattctttttcttgctgtggTTATAAAACCAGAATATATTTCTATGCACACACATTtctatacatatatacatatttatataaatactaCCATGAGCTTTATTTCTAAAAGCACTTATCAATTTAAATGACAATATTTCCATCAAATGACATgtaaattttaacttttttttttgtaatttaaatgtgACAGCTTGAGATAACTGTGTTATATTGGactacttaaaaataaatataattttttcttttttattttccatcaagTTTTTACTTTCAACAGAGTTGAAATCAAGGTTGAACCATCTGACAAAGTGAAGAATGGAGCTCCAATGTCAATCATCTGCCATGCTGATATTAGCAAAAATACTTATTTCCAGCTGAAGcacaatttcacatttttaaaggatGGGAAGCTTGTGTTTATGACCATGTCAGACAAAGAAGATGCACGGTATGCAATACCTGTGGCCAAGTCTTCAGATACAGGAGAATATGAATGTAGGGTGAATGCAGATGGCAAGATGGGTTTCAGTAAGACCATCTATGTTTGGGTAGCAGGTGAGTGTTCTGTCAGACATGGCAGATGAGATACAGAGAGAGAACaacctcacagggaaggaacGATAGTCAGTGCTTATAAAGGGTATCTTGCAAAGTGTGTTTTATCCTTGACATCACAGTACCTGGTGAGAGTTTGGTACTAATCCCCCATGTTACAGCACAGAAACGAACTCAGGACCCCAAGGCTCCAGGCCAGATCAGTGCTAGTCAGGAACACAGTCTGTGCCACCATCCCCACTATCCTGAGCCTCTGTTCCCTAGACTAGAGAAAGAATCATTTGTGAAAGTTGTGCCCACCCAGTAACCATGATGAGGGGTGGGCAgatccctgggaatgctggaaatAACGTACAGGGATGCTCAGAGTGTGAGAGCCAGCACCAAAGCCAGCATCAGCCATGGGCCACTTTTGTAGACAATGTTGTCTCAGTCTTGTTCTTTCATCTCTTATGAGAACAGAGGCCACCTCCATCCATACACTTTCTAGATGTGTTCTTGACTGCAGGTGACATTTTCCTCTTGGAAAAGCATCTTGGACAGAATTTGTCAGCACTGAGTAGTTACGGGGTAATCTTTTGGTTCTTGCAAACTATTTGCATCTGTTAATCAGTATCCATCATTCCCACAGTCATCAGAGGTGCTGTTTATTACAGGATTATgcaatgtttcttttcttgttttctgttgtaAGGAATGACCAAGCCAATCCTGACTGCTGACAAAAAAGAAGTTTCAGAGGGTGAAACTGTGAAATTACGTTGTGAGCTGCCAGAAGAAGTACCTCCTTTAGAATTCATTTTCCGGAAGATAAAGACAAATTCAGAGCCTATAGAAAAACGTGTacctgaacaaaaccaaaatttctctgaaatggaATATTATGTTGAAGCGGGAGATAATATTTTACAATTTGATTGCTTTGGCAAGAGACAAGTAAAATCTGGATGGGAAAGCTCCCAACACAGCAACAAAACACTTGTTACAGTCAAGGGTAAGttgttttaacttttctttttatatttctttgctAGCTATAGATAAAAATTGGGTcacatatttatatgtatatcAATCTAGCTGTATGTTTATATCTATTCTCTTGCAGAACCATTTATAAAGCCCACTCTGATCACCAAGCCCTCAAATAACATAACAGAAGGAGACCAGATAGAATTTGAATGCTCAACTGTGGCAGCTCAAATGCATGGCATTGAAatcattttccagaaaaacagaacaataCTGAACAGTGTACGAGATAAGAAATTTCTGAGATACTCCATATTAGCTACTCAGGAGGACAGTGGTGAATATCTGTGTAAGGTGGAGCAAGGAGCAGTGTCTAAAACCACCAAACGGAATGTCTTTGTGTCAGGTAAAACCTCTGTTCATCTTAGATTTTACTCAAAGTATTGATGTTTAAATTTGGCAGAACTCAGGATCCAAGCGTTACCTCCAGATCCAAGTGTAAATTTGCTGTAAGTTAAAGGCTAGTTAGATTTTAGTTTCTTACTTTTGCCAACCTATACTTCCCAACTAAAATAATATCCTCAAACAACCTGTGAAAAGTGGTTTCAAGCAAATGCTAAgtttctgttttccctgaaaatacaagaatattaaaataacacAATTGTTTTGTTCCCAAATTATAAACTATCAGTATGTCCTTCATTCTGTACACTTTGAGATAAGTAGTCATATTCTTCCAGGCTCATTTTGAATGGATCAGCTCTCTTTTTATCTTGCAGAATTATTCCCCAGGCCAACACTATATGCTTCTATGACTCAGTTGGATGAAAGTAAAGATTTAATTTTGAACTGCAGCATTAACGGTTTACGGAGAGCCAACTTCTCTATCCTACGGAAAAGTTCCAGTGGAGACATCCTGTTGAAAAAATCTAGAATCTTAGCAATTAAAGTTAATGTGAATGACACTGGATCTTACACCTGCAAAGCTGAAGTAAAAGGAATAACCAAGGAGAGCAAACCTGTAAGGATAAGTGTTTATGGTGAGTTCACACAGAAGCTTAGAACCACCAGGGTGGGGGAAGGATCTAAACCAGAAGCTTATAAATAAGGACATCAGTTTACAGAATCAGTCTCCAGTCCATGAGCTAGCAGGGTGTCAGTTCTTACAACATGAATTTCTGTGGGATGTGCTTTAGCTGCAGAGGATTTGGTGTATTGTGATATAATCAAGTCATACTTTCCAGGGCTGGCCCTCGGAGAAGGGCGTTGGAATGGCTTCCTGCTAGGTTCTGCTAGGGACCAGATAGACTCTCATTCACATTTGCAGGAGCCAGGAATGTTCTGCAAAACTTTCACTTTGATCCGAAGCTCTGTCAGTGTCTGCCTTGAATCCCTGCCCCTCCAGGCAGAAAGGCAGGAGGGCCAGAGGTCATCTGGTTGGCTCAGCTCTAGAGAAGGCAAGGGCTCATTGCCATAAGCACAGCCCCCTCACCAGCTCAAAATCCTCCAGTGCCCTTCCCTCCCATGGAACAGGCACAGTGGTTCTCCAGTCTGTCCCAGGCATGACCTGCACTGttcactgtgctgctggagcagggccctgagcaggagctgtgcaatCTCTCTCAGGTCATACAAGGAGCAGACTTGTTCCTTGGGTCAGAACTACTTTTGGAGTTTGGATGATCCACAGCTGAGTCACTGATcctttccttgttttgcttcattttgtcCCTGTATGCTGCTGTATCCAAACTCACATATATTCTATTATCTATGCTAATGACTTCAAGTCCCTCCATTTCCATTCTGTTGATGAGGAAGAGCTTCACAATATAGACTCTAGCTGCAAACTAGCTAAATATTGTATATTTATGTTTTCTACAAAATAATATTGTGTCTTTTGGCCTTATGCAGTGTAATttgcaacaatttttttttattcacctTTTAGCTCCAGTCTCCAAGCCAACTCTTTCTGTTGTCAGTGGTTCACCAGAGGTGGTATTAGGGAAGCCTCTACAATTAATCTGCCATTCAGTGATGGGAACACCACCAATAACATTCACATTCTACAAAGGGgatgaaattaagaaaaatgtaaCTAATGACACATATGCTACATTTTTGGATGAAGATATTGGACTAAGTGACAATGGAGGGTACAAATGTGATGCTCGAAACAATCACTCCAGTGGTGTGAAAACTAGCAATATTCTAAATGTCACAGTGATAGGTAAGTCTGTttaattcttcttcttcttgtctaATGTAATATTTAGAGTTTTGAAACGTAGCAGCAAGCGGTGGGCTAAGAAAAATGGATGTGAAATGTTTGCAAGTTCCTGCTCACTTGAATTAAAATAGTTGCCTATCACAGCACAGTAGTCCAGGACCAGAGCAGAAGTCAATTCTTGATCTTTGAAAAAGAAGAGCTTATTTCTCTCTACTAAGGAGTTTTCAGCTTTGCATCCTGGTTTAAACCCAAATTGTGTTGGTCTTAATAAGGTAAATTTGTGGTAAACAGGCTGTTGTCTGAGTTTTGACGCTGAGTTATGTATGACTAGAATAGATAAA contains the following coding sequences:
- the PECAM1 gene encoding platelet endothelial cell adhesion molecule isoform X1, giving the protein MYLNLLVIFLQCSELYAQGKVFTFNRVEIKVEPSDKVKNGAPMSIICHADISKNTYFQLKHNFTFLKDGKLVFMTMSDKEDARYAIPVAKSSDTGEYECRVNADGKMGFSKTIYVWVAGMTKPILTADKKEVSEGETVKLRCELPEEVPPLEFIFRKIKTNSEPIEKRVPEQNQNFSEMEYYVEAGDNILQFDCFGKRQVKSGWESSQHSNKTLVTVKEPFIKPTLITKPSNNITEGDQIEFECSTVAAQMHGIEIIFQKNRTILNSVRDKKFLRYSILATQEDSGEYLCKVEQGAVSKTTKRNVFVSELFPRPTLYASMTQLDESKDLILNCSINGLRRANFSILRKSSSGDILLKKSRILAIKVNVNDTGSYTCKAEVKGITKESKPVRISVYAPVSKPTLSVVSGSPEVVLGKPLQLICHSVMGTPPITFTFYKGDEIKKNVTNDTYATFLDEDIGLSDNGGYKCDARNNHSSGVKTSNILNVTVIVPIRDASLGSVPYGEVEVGSDTAFLCSVKEGSWPIDFKFFKKTDHEVLLHEVREYSDRTIWHKKTMKRKDTGTYYCVASNRASVNVRSRPITISVILAAWQKGVIAAFVLTAMAGAGAVALWWFLRKKKKAKGPSMEMSGSALAPNLASEKLTRPPSDGNYYSGSGYIEDNENHMKSTDESKGPDLESAEVDYTEVEVSTLDPHRAPEQKGTETVYSEIRKTNNDSMENRHSQRIYGHPDAT
- the PECAM1 gene encoding platelet endothelial cell adhesion molecule isoform X2, translating into MYLNLLVIFLQCSELYAQGKVFTFNRVEIKVEPSDKVKNGAPMSIICHADISKNTYFQLKHNFTFLKDGKLVFMTMSDKEDARYAIPVAKSSDTGEYECRVNADGKMGFSKTIYVWVAGMTKPILTADKKEVSEGETVKLRCELPEEVPPLEFIFRKIKTNSEPIEKRVPEQNQNFSEMEYYVEAGDNILQFDCFGKRQVKSGWESSQHSNKTLVTVKEPFIKPTLITKPSNNITEGDQIEFECSTVAAQMHGIEIIFQKNRTILNSVRDKKFLRYSILATQEDSGEYLCKVEQGAVSKTTKRNVFVSELFPRPTLYASMTQLDESKDLILNCSINGLRRANFSILRKSSSGDILLKKSRILAIKVNVNDTGSYTCKAEVKGITKESKPVRISVYAPVSKPTLSVVSGSPEVVLGKPLQLICHSVMGTPPITFTFYKGDEIKKNVTNDTYATFLDEDIGLSDNGGYKCDARNNHSSGVKTSNILNVTVIVPIRDASLGSVPYGEVEVGSDTAFLCSVKEGSWPIDFKFFKKTDHEVLLHEVREYSDRTIWHKKTMKRKDTGTYYCVASNRASVNVRSRPITISVILAAWQKGVIAAFVLTAMAGAGAVALWWFLRKKKKAKGPSMEMSGSALAPNLASEKLTRPPSDGNYYSGSGYIEDNENHMKSTDESKGPDLESAEVDYTEVEVSTLDPHRAPEQKGTETVYSEIRKTNNDSMENRHSRIYGHPDAT
- the PECAM1 gene encoding platelet endothelial cell adhesion molecule isoform X3, translated to MYLNLLVIFLQCSELYAQGKVFTFNRVEIKVEPSDKVKNGAPMSIICHADISKNTYFQLKHNFTFLKDGKLVFMTMSDKEDARYAIPVAKSSDTGEYECRVNADGKMGFSKTIYVWVAGMTKPILTADKKEVSEGETVKLRCELPEEVPPLEFIFRKIKTNSEPIEKRVPEQNQNFSEMEYYVEAGDNILQFDCFGKRQVKSGWESSQHSNKTLVTVKEPFIKPTLITKPSNNITEGDQIEFECSTVAAQMHGIEIIFQKNRTILNSVRDKKFLRYSILATQEDSGEYLCKVEQGAVSKTTKRNVFVSELFPRPTLYASMTQLDESKDLILNCSINGLRRANFSILRKSSSGDILLKKSRILAIKVNVNDTGSYTCKAEVKGITKESKPVRISVYAPVSKPTLSVVSGSPEVVLGKPLQLICHSVMGTPPITFTFYKGDEIKKNVTNDTYATFLDEDIGLSDNGGYKCDARNNHSSGVKTSNILNVTVIVPIRDASLGSVPYGEVEVGSDTAFLCSVKEGSWPIDFKFFKKTDHEVLLHEVREYSDRTIWHKKTMKRKDTGTYYCVASNRASVNVRSRPITISVILAAWQKGVIAAFVLTAMAGAGAVALWWFLRKKKKAKGPSMEMSGSALAPNLASEKLTRPPSDGNYYSGSGYIEDNENHMKSTDESKGPDLESAEVDYTEVEVSTLDPHRDSMENRHSQRIYGHPDAT
- the PECAM1 gene encoding platelet endothelial cell adhesion molecule isoform X6: MYLNLLVIFLQCSELYAQGKVFTFNRVEIKVEPSDKVKNGAPMSIICHADISKNTYFQLKHNFTFLKDGKLVFMTMSDKEDARYAIPVAKSSDTGEYECRVNADGKMGFSKTIYVWVAGMTKPILTADKKEVSEGETVKLRCELPEEVPPLEFIFRKIKTNSEPIEKRVPEQNQNFSEMEYYVEAGDNILQFDCFGKRQVKSGWESSQHSNKTLVTVKEPFIKPTLITKPSNNITEGDQIEFECSTVAAQMHGIEIIFQKNRTILNSVRDKKFLRYSILATQEDSGEYLCKVEQGAVSKTTKRNVFVSELFPRPTLYASMTQLDESKDLILNCSINGLRRANFSILRKSSSGDILLKKSRILAIKVNVNDTGSYTCKAEVKGITKESKPVRISVYAPVSKPTLSVVSGSPEVVLGKPLQLICHSVMGTPPITFTFYKGDEIKKNVTNDTYATFLDEDIGLSDNGGYKCDARNNHSSGVKTSNILNVTVIVPIRDASLGSVPYGEVEVGSDTAFLCSVKEGSWPIDFKFFKKTDHEVLLHEVREYSDRTIWHKKTMKRKDTGTYYCVASNRASVNVRSRPITISVILAAWQKGVIAAFVLTAMAGAGAVALWWFLRKKKKAKGPSMEMSGSALAPNLASEKLTRPPSDGNYYSGSGYIEDNENHMKSTDESKDSMENRHSQRIYGHPDAT